One Arachis hypogaea cultivar Tifrunner chromosome 18, arahy.Tifrunner.gnm2.J5K5, whole genome shotgun sequence genomic window, CAAAAGAAAATTGAACGTTAGAAATAAATAGTTACTCAAATAAATAGCAAACTACCAGCattttgaagaattaaaaacTACACCAACAGTCTCACAAGAGGGActagatattaaaaaatttattcatatatatgattattttttatattaaaaatatataaaacacatCTATTATGCAACAATCCGTAAAAATAATAAGGGGCTGGGTTATTCATGGTTTGCAAAGATTTGGTTTTCATCACCATAAGTCAGTCAAACTCAGAATAGTCACACACAATATGAATCCAATGAAGAAAATCTATTCATCACCATTGCATATTCCAAAAAGGaccaaaatgaaagaaattattCACCGTATGATTTTCCACTTTGATTGGTGAATAAGCCATGAATTCAGACCATTGTCTCTCAAATAGGAAACACATCTcccattttttaataattaattaatattattacaaCATTATTAAAacctcatttatttttttattaatttttttataaccctCCAATTTCCATTCACTAGTCATATCAATTCACTCCCAACCACTCCAATTCCCTTTCACTGCTTCCATACTCTTTCATTCTCAGACACAATAAACTTTCTTCATTCATAGCTACTGTGTTACTTACATCAAACACATTGGTCAAATAATTAAAGCCCTCTCTTCCACCCTAGAGTAGTAGTAAAGAAAACCCTTCACTATATTTTCACTGATCATGGCTCCACCTGCATGTAGATCCTACTCTCTACTACTACATGGACTCATCAAATTTCTCACTGTGCTTTTCATCTTTTCCCTCTCCATTCTACCTCCCAAATCAGGTAAGAAAAAAATCATTCCATCACTCTTATATAATaatgattaataattaataattatactctattttctagttattaataaGAACTGTTATGTGTATGTGGTGCTTCTGTTGATATATAATAATTCCTGTTTAATTTTCATAtggttttaattaattatttttctaggattttttagtttTACAATAATCTCTATCTCTACATATATCTCTACCTTGGcattaatttatatatgatacAACTGTTCCTATTCCGTTAGAAATACAAGATGATAAAGCAAGTAAATTCATATATAAATGAATTCTTCAGATTGATCATAAAGCTAGGAGCAGTCAGACAATTACGTCCCAATGATGAAGACAAGAGTAAGGATATGAATATTACCTATCTCTATAACTTTGTTCCTTGATGCATTCTTCAAAGTAGATAAGGCCACTTTTCCTGTATAAGATTTAGTGCTCAAGTGATACCCCTGAAATGCATTTATACAAGCATAAAGCACCTGAATCCTTGTTAGATGCAGTAAATCAAACATGTATATAACAAAGCATATAAATATCtcacataaaattttttaattgtagGATTTATCTTCTTCATCAGGCCTTCCAAAATGGAGGAATCCCATGGATCAATGCCAATGTTTCCCAACTCTGTGGATCCCTTATAATCAatctgaaattaaaaaataaaatgaaatatatacaaaagaattCTTAAACTGTAAATGcaacttttttttcttaaataaaaaacaaatatattcCAAATCATTCACCTGTTGAAGAAGTTCCCTCTGCAGGTATTTCCTATTAGAAAGATCATATTAGCacaaataaaagaattaataGAAACCAACAGAAGCAATTACTGCATTTCTTActatttaattctttttattttttccacaGGAAAAAAGTAATTAATGTCATAGTCCTTTAAATAAACTCTTATTAACACAAGTGGTATACAAATATTTAAATCGAGAGTAGACTAATTTGAGGCAAATGGGGATTGGAAAATGTTCAATCACTCAGCAAGTGAAAAGTACAATTGAAGGTTATACAAAGACCATGATACAAGACTGCAATGTGCAAAAGTACCTGGTCATAGTCAATATATCTTGTGCTTTCATTCAGTCAGTATGGCATTGTCTCAAAAAATATAGAGACTACAGAAATCTTTTTGGTATCAGTCTGCATCATGACAATAGTGACTATTACTTTCTTATCCTTAATTGATTGTAACTCTGTACAAATGTTAATAGACAAGAAATGCTCCCATTGCTGAAATGAAAATCCATTAATCAAAATAATCTTATGTTTCATAAAAGACTGCTAAGTTATTCTAGTGAATCTCATAACAGCTTTATTGGGGAGAAAAATGATAACAGTGATCATTGATCTATTTCCATATATCTAACTAGATTTTATTGAAACAGGTAAATGAGTGAGGGAAGTTGATAATACCTGGTATCCATGAGAAAGATGCCCTCCATGAGGAAGGTCAAGCACCATGATTCGCTCGTGAGGTTTCAGCAATGCGGTATACACATGAAAATTTGCAGGTGAACCAGACAGAGGTTGCACATTTACTGCAACATTGGGGTAAGAGACACATAAGCTACATTTTCCTCtctcttgttttttctttttttgattctTTTCCCCTTTCCTTTGGGAATTAAAACAACATATTGAACATAGAAATATTCATTGGAGAAAGTGTGAGATGTGAAAGCAAAGTCCTATGAAGCCAAAACAGGGAAATTTGTTCATAtacaatgaaaaacaaatcagGTACTATGTTAGTATTGTGTGATTACCTCCCCATTTCGCTGGATCCAACCGGAACGCTTCCAAGGCACGCTTCTGGCATAGTGTTTTAGCCATGTCAATATACCTGAAATAAGAAAGATCAGAAATTTTTTGAGGATATGAGTTCCAACCCCttcacaaaaacaaaaacaagaagtCAATCCATATGTGTGGTGAAAACTGAAAAGCAAAACTCTACCATCATCTCATCAATCATCATATATGATAGGCAATAAAACATTCAATCCAATATTCCCCCTGGCTAGGAAGAATCATATCATGCAGCATAAACTCAGCAATATCAAATGTTTTGCATAAACTCAGatagttggataatttttttcaagatttTCTATATCCCTGGCAAAGATGCAAGTAATAATAAACTAATATATTACCTTCCATTGTCTAGCTTTCTCTAGCTCAATTATATCAGCAATCTCAGGATCAACTTCCTCAAGTGAAGCATTCAATTGCTTTGGCCACTGCAAAGGAAAATCAATATATTATGATAGAAGTCTGATTTTTCTTCCTTTCtgcttgaaagttgaaacaatATGTATATCTAGATATGCATAATATTAACTGTAATTATATAATAAGCTTACTGAAACTCAGGATTTTTCTTTGTCGTAAACAGCTTCATCAAGTAAAGAGAACTACATTCAAAAGCAAGGGAAAGGAATGGCAAGTAGTTAATTGGTTAAGGTAGGGGAGCATAGAACATTATGAATATGAATATTTGTTATtataaagataataatataatataaagcatatatggttggaaatttGATTAAAGAAGACCTTGTAGTAAACAATTGTGCCTGCACTAAAGAGAGGACGTAAAGGCTTGTCCATGGAAGTTGAAAGCCTGCGAAGAAGCGCCATTGCCATTGCCATCTCCAAGACACAAAACAcagggtgtgtgtgtgtgttgttgTGTGTGTTTTTTCTCTTGTAACTTAGTTTACAGGTTTTGGTTGTTTTATTTGTTTCTGTTGAGTTTTGATTTTGGTGGTTGGTGGCTCTTGATGATCCACTCCTTATTCCTTAGCCCCACTTCTGCTCCTGGATGGTTCATTGTCACCGCTACTAACAAAGTGTGCAATAGTGATAAACAACCCTTACAAGGTTTACTACCAGCCAGCACAGAATTAAATGTCCATAGTGATCAAATTCCTACATGATTTGAAAactgtaaaatatttatatatgcaCCAATTATCTTGTGCAACTTATATTACTTGTTTAAACTAAATAACTCCTTCTTCATTACTTCcacctaaacttaaaattttaacaatttcTTGTACAATCAAAATCAAACTCATCTTTCTTGTACTctatttaacaattatttttacttGCAGTTTTTAGCTTCCTTTGATCCTATAAAAATGTCTAAACATAGACCAACAATGCAAATTGAAACCACTATCAACACCACCACATATAACAATTAATTAAATAAGCATGAAATCAGTTGCTGCTACATGTGTTCTTATGATTTTAGTAACCTCAGTAACTAGTTCTGAGGCTACAATTTCATCATGCAGTGATGTAATTAAGAACCTAAAGCCTTGTGTGAGTTACTTGGTGAGTGGAATTGCTAAACCACCAAGACCATGTTGCTCTGGCATTAAAGCTCTTGCAGCTACTGCAGCAACCTCTGCTGATAAGAAAACTGCATGCTAATACtaaatttaaactaattatttcaaGGTCACAAGCACTATTTAAGTTCAGCATGCTAATACTCACCAGATGAATGAAAAGATGATGTCTATCTTCAAGTGGTTCTTATTTAAGTAGCTTCCATCTTCTAAATAGTTCCAAATCTATTTATCTTCATCACCTGCATATAAAACAACCTGATTATTAACAACTTCATTGTTCTCTAAAGCAAATAACTTAACAAAGCACAAAAACAAGTTTCAAGCTAATAAAAGAATTTGTGATATGTCTGCAAAAGCGATATGTCACATACAACAATGATTGAATAAATGTATAAACAAAAAAAGTAAGCATTCAAGCAATTCATCAAACACGTGCTATGCAAATCAGTAAAGCACCAACCGAGAGCATATTTATAAATCAAAACCACAAAGAGAATGGAAATTTGTATACACGGATgtaagaaaaaatagaagaaattacatGAAGACCTTACCCCCAATTTCTGCtaacaaggaagaaaatcaaaacctaaaattacagaaatagAAGTATTAACAATTTGCAAAACAAAATATGAGTAATTAAAAGCAGAGAATGTGGATTTGTATATAAACCTAATTCAACGAAGATGGAGAAGGAGAAGTTTCATAGAGAACAACACGGTAGAGCAGGAAAAATCACACAGCAGATCCATCAATTGAAGAAACGTTGATGGAGGAGATCCAGCTGGAAGAAAAGCGTTGATGGAGGACTTGCCGCCAGAAGAGAGCCTCGTGGATGAGATTGCATATCTCATGTTGCGATGGAGTTTCTTCCTGGTTTCTCACTTTGCGATGGAGGTTCGATTAAATAGCACAATATTTATTAATGAAATAGAAGAATTTTTATATCACTGAAGCAGAGTAGGTAATGGCGTTTAAAATCGCCAGAAGCACCAAAAAACCGCTGCTTTCTACAAGAAAATTATGGCAGCTGCATAAACCgccttaatttataaatataatggCAGCTTTATAGAAACGCCGTTATGTTGCTGCcattttgtgctcttttttttgtagtgtattattattattattattattattattattattattattattattattattattattattattattattattattattattatctaatagtaaataaatatttattattttttaataatttattatcattttttaataatttatcattattatttagaatttaataattatcattttaCTTATTGCAGGCTATCAGGAATTTGTTGCCCAGAAATGCACGTGTACTTGTCATTGTATCTTCTGATCTCCCAACGAGCTTTTTTTCGAATCAAGCTATCTCGGATAAGCCAGTCGCACCCTGCACCATACCCCTTGCATTTCGCATAGAATGTTtgcggctcagactcatacacagtttaatcaactcctctagagatggtgtagcttttgattgcagatatcacCGACTCTCTCGAACTAAATTCAATTCCGACACTAAACTCGCCATCTTCCGCCGCACGTTGACTTCACCTACGACATGCGCACCACCATCAGTcagacaaggaaaataaattaagcACTATAGGAAACTTGAGTTAATAATCATAACATACCCGTATTCACTTACTCAGAAAATTCTGAGGCATGCATGTCTTCGAGATCTAGAGTCCGCATAAAAGACAGAACACCAAATGGGTGTTGGCTTACAATCGCATTCGCTTCATTTTGCACCGCCGGATTTCCTGCCAAGTCTCTGTCATCGTTTTCATTATCGACTTCATAGTTAGCTTCGAATTCCTCTTCGTTGTCATTattatcttcttcccaatctatatccccGAGCTCATCAACATTGACCTCGTCGCCGACCGTACCCATCCCCGACTgctgttcaaactcaacgtacagcTCTATCATCGGCACGTGAGATCGGATTTGTTGATAAATATACAACATCTGCTGCATACTGGCATCGTCAGTGATGGgcattatttgaaactgtattaGCCCACCAAATACTTATACAGGACTTCTGTATAAAAGATTGCTCACCCTTTTCAAAATATGGCTTTGAATGTTATTACAAAGACCATTTTGCAACTTGACAAAACTCATGGTACATGGAATAGCAAATGACAacggacattcacaaacaaaagtcactcctTTATGTGTGTTTGTTATAACCTCACCGTTATAATATACTCGCAAATTTGCAACACCTTTCATAACTTCAGCCTCAACTAACTCTATTTTTTGACACAGTTATCTGCCAAATAGTCACATTTTGTCTTTGGGAAAACATGTGAATGTCCGTTTTCATTTGCTATTCCATGTACCATGAGTTGCAAAATAGTCTTTGTGAAaacatacaaagtcacattttgaaaagggtgagcaatattttatATAGAAATCTTGTACAATTATTTGGTGGAATGATACAGTTTCAACTAATGTCCATCACTGACGACGCATGTATGCAGCGGATGTTCTATATTTATCAACAAACTCAATTTTACATGCCGATGATAGAGCTGTACGTTGAATTTGAACAACATACGGGGAGGGATGTGGATGGCGACGATGTCAACGTTGATGAACTCggggatatagattgggaagaagataacaACGACAGTGAAGAGGAGTTTGAAGCCAACTATGAGGTCAATGACGAAAATGATGACAGAGACTTGGCAGGCAATCCGGCAGTACAGAATGAGGCGGATGCGATTGTAAGCCGGAACCCCTTTGGCATTCCGTCTTTTATGCGGACTCTGGATTTCAAAGCCATGCATGCCCCAGAATTTTCTGAGTATGCGGATATCGGTATGTTATCTTATGGTCATTAATTAAAGTTACCACTACTATTAATTTTATTTGCCTTGGACTAACAGTGGTTCCTTCGTCGTAGGTGGAGGCAATGTTGTGGCGGAAGATGACAAGTTTAGGGTCGGAATGGAATTTGATTCTAGGGAGTCGgtgatatctgcaatcaaaagctacactatctctagaggagttgattacactgtgtatgagtcTGATCCGCAGACATTCTATGCGAAATGCAAGGGTTATGGTGCTGGGTGCGATTGGCTTATCCGAGCTAGCTTGATTCGAAAGAAGGGGTGTTGGAAGATCAGGAGATACAATGGCAATCACACGTGTACCATGGGcacgatttcacaagatcatgccaagttggactcAAACACTATTGCAGATACCATTAGGTCGTTGGTTGAAGCCGACCCGTCGATAAAGGTGAAGTCTGTTATTGCAGAAGTTCATTCTAGTTTCAACTATACTGTAAGTTACCACAAgacttggttggcaaagcagaaagctGTCACAAAGGTTTTTAGTGATTGGAAAGTTTCTTACCAGACTCTGCCAGTATGGTTGAAAGCAATGACTGTGATGATGTCATAGTCTCGTGTTCAAATAAAACGGTCCCTGTTTACCGTGAGAGTGAGGAGGTTCAAAGTGTAAGAGTTCTGCACCGTGTTTTTTGGAGCTTCTATCTGTGTATTGTAGCATTCAGACATTGCAAGCTACTGGTGCAGGTAGATGGCACGCACCTGTACGAAAAATATAAAGGTGCACTTCTGGTTGCggttgcacaagatgggaactaaaacattgtgcctattgcatttgcgaTAGTTGAGGGCGAGACGGCAGACGCATGGGAGATTTTCCTAACCAATTTGCGGAGATATGTTGTTACAATTGATGGTGTGGGTATTTCTGACCGCCATACCTCCATCGACACTGCAATAGCTCGCAGTAACGGTGCATGGTCACCACCAAGAGCGTGGCACATGTATTGCATTAGGCACATCGGGTCTAACTTTTTAAGGAGGTACAAGGCTCCGTATTTGCATAAACTCGTGGTGAACACAGGTATTTCATTTCACTGTTATGGTTCTAATCATAGTAATTTTGTGGCATTTGCTTATGATTAAATGGTTTGTTCAACAAGCTATTCTAGGACGAAACAGGAGTACAACAAAAACTACCAAAGGCTTAAAGAGCGGGGTGAGGCATATGCTCAATGGTGCGATgacattggtgttgagagatGCGTGTTGGCATTCGATAGGGGTCATCGTTGGGGACATATGACGACAAATTTAGTAGAGTACATAAATTCTGTCCTGAAGGGTGCATGCAACCTTCCTGTGACTACCATTGTTAGGTCTACTTTCTATCGGCTGAATGAATTGTTCACTCAGAAGAGCGCCAAAGCTCATGAGCGTGTCCGCAATGGATTCACATATTCAGAATTTGCAACGAAGAGAGTTGAAGAAAGCTTTCAACGAGCAAGAAACATTATGGTCAACCGGTTCGACAAGCGCAACGAGATGTTTAAGGTTTGTGAAATGCAAGATGGCTCCATTTACACTGTTAACCTTGCACAACGACACTGCGACTGTGGCCATTTCCAAGTCGAGCGACTCCCATGTCGCCACGTTCTTGCATGTTGCGCTAACCAACATCTTGATTGGC contains:
- the LOC112771297 gene encoding mitotic checkpoint serine/threonine-protein kinase BUB1 isoform X1, with protein sequence MKAQDILTMTRKYLQRELLQQIDYKGSTELGNIGIDPWDSSILEGLMKKINPTIKKFYVLYACINAFQGYHLSTKSYTGKVALSTLKNASRNKVIEIGNIYLHGHEQ
- the LOC112771297 gene encoding serine hydroxymethyltransferase 1, mitochondrial isoform X2 yields the protein MAKTLCQKRALEAFRLDPAKWGVNVQPLSGSPANFHVYTALLKPHERIMVLDLPHGGHLSHGYQGYHLSTKSYTGKVALSTLKNASRNKVIEIGNIYLHGHEQ
- the LOC112771297 gene encoding mitotic checkpoint serine/threonine-protein kinase BUB1 isoform X3, which gives rise to MKAQDILTMTRKYLQRELLQQIDYKGSTELGNIGIDPWDSSILEGLMKKINPTIKKFYGYHLSTKSYTGKVALSTLKNASRNKVIEIGNIYLHGHEQ